A segment of the Catenuloplanes nepalensis genome:
AAGCGCACCGCCGCGGCCGCGTTCACGATCGCGGCGCACCTGGTCGACGAGGGCGTGATCGACCTGGACGAGGCGATCCGCCGGGTCACCGGCGCCCAGCTCGGCCAGCTGATGTTCCCCCGGTTCGACCTGTCCGGCGACCCGCGGCCGCTGACGAGGGCGGTCGGCGCGTCACCGGGCGCGGCGGTCGGCCGGGCGGTCTTCGACGCACAGCGCGCGATCGAGCTGGCCGGGCAGGGCGAGGCGGTGATCCTGGTCCGCCGCGAGACCAACCCGGACGACCTCGGCGGCATGATCGCGGCCCAGGGCATCCTCACCTCGCGCGGTGGAAAGACCAGCCACGCGGCCGTGGTCGCGCGCGGAATGGGCAAGACCTGCGTGTGCGGCGCGGACGACCTGGAGATGGACCGGGACGCGTTCACCGTGCACGGCACGCGCGTCGCCGAGGGCGACATGATCTCCATCGACGGTACGACCGGGCGCGTCTACCTCGGTGAGGTGCCGGTCGAGCCGTCCTCGGTGGTGCGGTACTTCGAGGGCACGTTCACCGGCGAGGACCCGCTGGTCGGTGCGGTGGACCGGCTGATGCGGCACGCCGACTCCCGGCGGCGGCTTCTCGTCCGGTCCAATGCGGACACCGGCGAGGACGCGGCCCGGGCCCGGCGCTTCGGCGCGGAGGGGATCGGGCTCTGCCGCACCGAGCACATGTTCCTGGGCGATCGCCGCGAGCTGGTGGAGAAGCTGATCCTCGCGAGCGGGCAGCCGGAGCGGCAGGCCGCGCTCGCCGCGCTGCTGCCGTTGCAGCGCGCGGACTTCGTGGAGCTGTTCCGGGCGATGGACGGCCTGCCGGTCACGGTGCGGCTGATCGACCCGCCGCTGCACGAGTTCCTGCCGTCGCTGACCGACCTCGCGGTGCGCGTGGCCGTGGCCGGTGAGCGCGGTGAGGATGCCGGGCACGACGAGAAGCTGCTCGCGGCCGTGCAGCGCATGCACGAGCAGAACCCGATGCTGGGCCTGCGCGGCGTACGCCTCGGCCTGGTCATCCCGGGTCTGTTCGCCATGCAGGTGCGCGCGATCGCGGAGGCCGCGGTCGAGGTCACCCGCGCCGGCGGCAGCGCCCGGCCGGAGATCATGGTGCCGTTGGTCGGAGCGGTGCAGGAGCTGGAGACGGTACGCGCGGAGGCCGAGAAGATCCTGGTCGAGACGGTCGGCGACAGCGGCGTGGAGGTGCTGATCGGCACCATGATCGAGGTGCCGCGCGCCGCGCTCACCGCGGGGCAGATCGCGGAGGCGGCCGAGTTCTTCTCGTTCGGCACCAACGACCTCACCCAGATGGCCTGGGGCTTCTCCCGGGACGACGTGGAGGGCGCGTTCTTCTGGCGCTATCTGGAGCTGGGCATCTTCGGCATCTCACCGTTCGAGTCGCTGGACACCGACGGTGTGGGCCGGCTGGTCCGGATCGCGTCCGAGGAGGGCCGGGCGGCGCGTCCGGGCCTGAAGCTGGGCGTCTGCGGCGAGCACGGCGGCGACCCGGACTCCGTGCACTTCTTCCACGAGGTGGGCCTGGACTACGTGTCCTGCTCACCGTTCCGGGTGCCGATCGCCCGGCTGGAGGCGGGACGCGCGGCCATCGCGTCGTGAGAGCGGTGATCCAGGCGTCATTCGTGTCGTTGGAACGACATGAATGACGCCTGGATCATGGGGCCGGGCGGCTCAGACGTCGAGGTCTTCCTCGATCTTCTTCAGCTGGTGGCGCGCCATGGCCAGGTTGGCCCGGTTCTTCAGCAGCGCCAGGTAGAGGAACAGCCCCTTGCCGGAGCGCCCGGTCAGCGGCCGGATCAGGTGGTACTGGCTGCCCAGCGTGATCAGGATGTCCTCGATGCCGTCCTTGAGGTTGAGCATCTCCATCGTGCGCAGCTTCGCGCGGACCACGTCCGTGTTCCCGGCGGCTGCCACGGTCAGGTCCAGCTCCTTGGTGCCGCCGGCGACGCCGAGCGCCATGCCACTGGTGTAGTCCACCAGTGCGACGCCGACGGCGCCGTCGATGTTCATCGCTTCCTTGAGCGCGGTGTCCATGTCGGGCATGTCAGAATCCTCCGAACTTAGGGGTTTTATCCGGCGCGCTGGCCGGGGACGCTCGACTGCAGCGCGGCCATCGGGGTGCGCTTGGCCAGGGGCACCTGACCCTCGACCGGGATGACGCGCGGCGGTGCCGGTGCGGGCGGTCGTGCCTCCACCGGATCGAGCAGCTCACCGAGGCGGCGTGCGGTACGCCGCGCCTCGTGATGGATGCGGGCCACGTTCGCGCTCGGCCTGGCGAGCACGGCGAGGAGCGTGCGGAGCCCGGCGGCGTAGATGGCCACGTACCCGCCGGACGATTCGATGATGGTCTCGCGCAGGTCGCCGTGGCCCACGGTCTGGGCGAAGCGCTGGGTCAGCCCGAGGTTCGCCGCGGCCAGCGCGGCGATCGTCTCCGGCTGAAGGCCCGGTGCGTCGTACGCGAGCAGCATCCCGTCGACGCCGGCGATCACGGTGGCCGACAGATCGGGCAGGCGGCTGCGAAGCCTGGCGAGCTCGGCCAGCACCGCCCGGTCGGTTTCCACGGCAGTTCTCCTTCGCGAGGGCAGGGATGGGTGAGGGTGAACAGGTCGGTGCCCGCCTCCGGCGCGCGGCCGCCGGGGGAGCCCGAACGGACGGCGCGCTCACCGCAGTGCCTTCAGCGCGCTGCGGATGCGGGTGAGCAGCGCCTCGTCCGGCGCGTCACCGCGCAGCGGGCCGCCGTCCGGCGCGGTCTGCACGTCACCGGCACCGCTCGGCATCTGCTCGCCGGGGCTGCGGCGGGGCAGGTTCTCGGTGGGGATCGCGGCACCGGCGCGCGCACCGGCGCGCCGCCGGCCACCGGTGGTGCGCCGGGGCTTGGCGGGCTTCTCCGGATCCGCCGGATTCTCGGGCGGGGAGACCGACGGGAGCGGCGCGGTGTCGTCCGCGGTGGCGGGGGGTTCCACGGCCGCGGTGGTCGTCGCACGGCCGGGCCGGGCCGTGCGCACCGGCCCGGCCGGGCGCGGCACGTCGGCCGGGCCGGACGTCGGTGCTTCCGGGCCACCGGTGGCGGGCCGCCGCTCGTCGGGAGCCGGCTCCGCGATCGCCCGCTCCCGGGCGTCCTGCCGTGAGATGTCCTGCTTCCGGGTGTCCTGCTGTCGGGTGCTCAGCTGTAGGGTGTCCTGCTCCGTGGTGGCCGGGTTCGGGATGGCCGGCTTCGAGTCGTCCCGCTTCGGGAGGTGTGGCTTCGCCGCGCCCGACGTCGGGAGATCCGGGTTCGGCGGGTCCGGTTTCACGGGGCCCAGGGGCGGGATGTCCTGCGGCGGGATGTCCAGGGTCGGGATGCCCGGCTGTGGGATGCCCGGCTGCGCGGGGACCGTCGGGTGTTCCGCCGCGGCGATGGCGGCCTCCGCCAGCGCGATGACCGCGTCCGCAGGTGCGGCCGGCGCCCGGTCCTCCGTCATGATGAGACCCGCCGCCGCCAGCTCGCGCACCTGCTGCAACGTCACGTATCCGGCCCGGCCGAGGAGCCGGGCCAGCGTGGCCGGGGTGCGCTCGCCGTCCGCCGCGACCAGCAACTCGAACTGCAGCGAACTCAGCACGACGCGCTCGACGGGCGGCCGGGGTGCCGGCCGAACCGGCGCAGTGTCCAGCGTGGACGATTGGAAGACCTCGTCGAGGAGCCGTCGCCGTCGCGTCGTCTCCCTGGACAGCACGTCGGCATCCACCCGGCAGACCGGGCCGAGCCAGTGTTGCTCACCCTCCGCGAACCGGACGGGCACGGCCGCCGGTTGCAGCACGAAGTACGCCGCGTCATAGATCACCCCAAGAACACACAGCTCAAGTTCGCCGTTCGTAAGGTGCCCCCGTTCGACGAGCAGGCGACCGACACGGTGTGCGTCTTTCCCGGCGGCGACCGCGGATTCCCACGTGCGGGCCGAGATCCGGCCCGACGCGATCAGCAGTTCGCCGACGCCCGGTGCCGCCGGGGACTCCGCATGGCTGACCCGGCCCTCCGTCAGATGGATGACCCCGCCGGGGTGGCCGGCGACGTGCAGCGCGCCGGTCTCACCGGCGTTGACCAGCTGGCTGAGCGCCCGGCGGGGGAGGGTTGCCTGTGCGGCACGGGCGGGCTTCACGTGTGGACTCCTCACCGATTTCTCGGTCTCATGCCGCGACCGTCATGGCCGTCGTCGGTCGCGTGTCGAAACGGTCGCCGGGCCCGCGGCGTTACGCGTGAGCCGGCGGCGTTACGCCGTCACCAGGTTCTCGGCGAGCATCCGCAGCCGGCGCCGGCCGACCGCGAGATTGCCGAGGTCCTTGTCCAGCCACAGGTAGAGGGCCAGGCGGCTGTCGAATCCGGTGCGCAGCGGACGGATCAGGTGGTAGCCGCCCGCGGTGGTGATGATGAGGTCCTCCACGCCGTCGCCGGGGCGCACCGAAGCGAACGGTGACCGGCTGACCGCGGCGTGCACGATGTCGGCCGTGCCGGTGGCCGTGCCGTCCGGGTCGTCGCCGGGTGCGGCACCGACCGCGCCGAGCGCGAAGCCGGTGGTGTAGTCGACCAGGCTCGCGCCGATCGCGCCGGGAATTGCCATCGCCTGCCGAAGGCAGTCGTCGATGCCGGACACACGGTCTCCTCGGCCCGCAGCGGTAGCCTCACCCCCGCTCCGGCCAGCGGAAGGCGATCGAACTCCGGGCAATGGTGTGGGACCGGCGATGGCCGGCCAGTGACGTTGTGCTTCCGGCACGCTACTACCCGATATGGATTTTCTCCATCCCACGACGGTGTGCGACCTCCCGGCTACCGCCCCGGCCGCTCACTCCTGGGTGGACTGGGGCCTGCCCGTTCGAGTGATCGCGATGGCCGATGATTTATGGCGCTCAGTGGAACGGAGGGTGCCGCGATCGGTTTCCCGGCGTAACGTGTTCGTCACCTTGCCGTCAGAGGCCGCACGATGAGGAGCACCATGGGCAGCGACTGGGAGAACGTGGTCGTCGACGCCGAGGACCCGGGCCGGCTGGCCCGCTGGTGGGCCGAGGCGCTGCACTACCAGATCACCTACGAGCGCCCCGGCGAGGTGGAGATCCGCCGCAAGGCCGACGAGTTCCCCGGCATCGTCTTCGTCACGGTCCCCGAGCTCAAGACCGTGAAGAACCGTCTCCACATCGACCTGCGCCCCGACAACCAGGAGGCCGAGGTCGAGCGCCTCGTCGACATGGGCGCCCGCCACGTCGACGTCGGCCAGGGCACCGTCGACGGCTGGGTCGTCCTCGCCGACCCGGAGGGCAACGAGTTCTGCGTGCTGACCCCACGCACCTGAGCGAATCGGCGGGACCTCGGCGCGATCCGGGCCGCGCCGGGTGGCCCGGTGCCGTGGCCGGCCGAGCCGCGGAAGCCGGCCGCGCATCCGGATCCGGACGTGCGGGAGGCCGCGCGGGAGATCCATGTCCGTTGAACGACGGCGGAAATCCCGGCGACGGCCGCGCCGGGAGCGCCGGGGCGGCACTACGCTCGGATCATGAACGGCCAGGACGGCGACGCGGAGCGGTGGGCGGAAGAGCAGGCCAAGGACACGGGGTACGGGCGGACGCCCTTCCAGCGGGATCGCGCGCGGGTGCTGCACTCGGCCGGGTTCCGGCGGCTGGCCTCGAAGACGCAGGTGCACGTGGCCGGATCGGACGACTTCCTGCGGACCCGGCTGACGCACTCGCTGGAGGTCGCGCAGATCGCCCGCGAGATGGGCGAGCGGCTCGGCTGCGACCCGGACGTGGTGGACGTGGCCGGGCTCGCCCATGATCTCGGCCACCCGCCGTTCGGTCACAACGGTGAGGCCGCGCTGGACGCGGTCGCGGGCGGCTGCGGCGGGTTCGAGGGCAACGCGCAGACGCTGCGCGTGCTGACCCGGCTGGAGGCGAAGGTCGAGGGCGCCGGCCTCAACCTGACCCGCGCCACGCTGGACGCCACCTGCAAGTATCCGTGGCGCCGGGACGGTGTGCGGCGCAAGTGGGGCGTCTACGCCGACGATCTGCCGGTCTTCGAGTGGCTGCGCCGGGACGCGCCGGCCGGCGAGCGGCAGAGCCTGGAGGCCCAGGTGATGGACTGGGCGGACGACGTGGCCTACTCCGTGCACGACCTGGAGGACGGCATCCACGGCGGCTACATCGACCTGGAGCGGCTGGCCGTGGACGCGGACGAGCGGGCCGCGCTCTGCGCGGACGTGTCCGGCGTCTACTCGGAGGAGCCGGTCGACGTGCTCGGCGCGGAGCTGGCCGCGATGCTGGCCGGGCCGATGCTGGCGCCGGCGCTGGCCTACGACGGCAGCCACCGCGCGCAGATCGCGGTCAAGCGGATGACCAGCGTGCTCACCGGCCGGCTGGTCGCGGCGCCGGTCGAGGCCACGGTCGCGGCGTTCGGATCAAGATCTCTGCGCCGGTACGCCGCGGACCTGCTCGTCCCGCCGGACGTGCGGATCCGGTGCGCGCTGCTGAAGGGCATGGCCCTGCGGTACGTGATGCGCCGCAGCGGTGCCGCGGCCGAGCAGGAGCGGCAGCGCGAGGTGCTCACCCGGCTGGTGCACGTGCTGGCCGTGCGCGCGCCGGACGGGCTGGACCCGGTGTTCGCGCCGATCTGGCGGGCCGCGCCGGACGACGCGGCGCGCCTGCGCGTGGTGATCGACCAGGTGGCGTCGCTCACCGACCCGGCCGCGCTCTCCTGGCACCGCGCGCTCACCTGAGAACGAAACCCGGCCTGGCCCCTCCGGCGCCCGCGGCTCCCGCCGTACCCTTGGAACGCTCTTGTGGTTTTGGGTGTGAGGCTTGTGGTTTTGGGTGTGAGGGAGGAGCCGCGGGTGGCCGGCAGGATTCGGGACGAGGACATCGCGCTGGTGCGCGAGCGCACGGCGATCGCCGACGTGATCTCCGAGACCGTCACCCTGAAGTCGGCCGGCGGCGGCAACCTGAAGGGCCTGTGCCCGTTCCACGACGAGAAGACGCCGTCGTTCACCGTCTCCCCCGCCCGGAACGTCTATTTCTGCCACGGTTGCGGCAAGGGTGGTGACGCGATCACGTTCCTGATCGACGCGGACCACCTGACGTTCGTCGAGTCGGTCGAGCGGCTGGCCGGTAAGGCCGGCATCCAGCTGCGTTACGAGGAGCAGCCCGGCGGTCGCCCGTCCGGCCCGCGGCAGGCACCCGGCCAGCGGCAGCGGCTGATCGCGGCGCACGCGGACGCGGCCGACTTCTACCGCGCTCAGCTGATCACTCCGGGAGCCCGGGCCGCCCGCGAGTTCCTGGCCCAGCGCGGTTTCGGCCGCGAGCACGCGGAGGCATACGGCTGCGGCTTCGCCCCCGACGGCTGGGACGTGCTGACCCGGCACCTGCGGCAGAAGGGCTATTCGGCGGACGAGCTGGTCACGGCCGGCCTGTCCCGCCCGGCGCGGTCCGGTTCGCTGATCGACCGGTTCCGCCGGCGGCTGCTCTGGCCGATCAAGGACATCAGCGGCGACGTGATCGGTTTCGGCGCGCGGAAGCTCTTCGACGACGATGACGGCCCGAAATACCTGAATACGCCGGAGACGCCGCTCTACAAGAAGTCGCACGTGCTCTACGGCATCGACCAGGCGAAACGCGACATAGCGCGGGAGAGTCGCGCGGTGATCGTCGAGGGTTACACCGACGTGATGGCCTGCCACCTGGCCGGCGTGCCGACCGCGGTCGCGACCTGCGGCACCGCGTTCGGCGAGGACCACATCAAGGTCCTCCGCCGCCTGCTGATGGACGCGAACGACCTCGGCGGCGAGATCATCTTCACGTTCGACGGCGACGCGGCCGGGCAGAAGGCGGCGATGCGCGCGTTCTCCGACGATCAGCGGTTCGTGGCGCAGACCTTCATCGCGGTCTCGCCGAACGGCATGGACCCGTGCGATCTGCGGCTCAACCGCGGTGACCTGGCCGTGCGCGACCTGGTGGGCGCGCGCGAGCCGATGATCGCGTTCGCGCTCCGCTCGATCATGCGGCAGTACGATCTGGACACCGTCGAGGGCCGGGTCGCCGCGCTGCGCTCCACCGCGCCGCTGGTCGCGCAGATCAAGGACCGCTCGATGCGCCCGGGTTACACCCGCAGGCTCGCCGACGACCTGGGCCTGGACATGCCGGAGGTGGAGCACGCGGTGCGCCGCGCCGGCGGCAGCGCGCCGGACGAGAACCGCCGCAAGGCCGGGTCGCGGCCCACGTCCGCGCCGCAGTTGCAGGTCGAGCGCGAGGCGCTGAAGCTCGCGCTGCAGGAGCCGGTGCTGGCCGGCCCGATGTTCGACGCGCTGGACGGCACGCACTTCACCGATCCGGTGCACGTGGCGCTGCGCGGCGCCGTGGCGGACGCGGGCGGCACCGCCTCCGCGGCCGGCGGCGGCGTGGTCTGGATCGAGAAGGTCCGCGATCTCTGCGCCGATCTCGCCGCCAAGGCGCTGGTCAGCGAGCTGGCCGTGGAGCCGTTGCGGGTCGACCGCGACCCCGACCCGCAATACGTGGCGGTCACGCTGGCCCGGTTGCAGTCCGCGTCGGTGACCGCGCGGATAGCCGACCTGAAGTCCAAGGTGCAGCGGATCAATCCGGTGGCCAACAAGGACGAATATTTCGCGCTCTTCGGGGAATTGCTCTCCCTGGAGCAGCACGCACGGGCCCTGCGCGAGCAGGCCGTCGGGGGGTTGTGAGACGTGTTCGGCTTCTTCCGCGGAAACCAGCCGCCGGCCGCGCAGCGCCCCGCCCTCGATCGCGACGAGCGCATCCTCACCTGGGCGAGCACGTCCACCGAGGGCGTGGTGGTCGCGACCAACCGCGGGCTGCGGCTGCCCGGCCGGGACAGGCTGGGCTGGCACGAGATCCTCAAGGCGGTCTGGTCCGGCCGTGAGCTGACAGTGATCGCCGGCCGGGTCGCGGAGGAGCGCGACGGCTACACCGTGGTGGTCGACGAGCCCGCGATCTCGACGCTGCTGCTCGAACCCGGCCACGTGCCGCACCAGGTGCAGGTCCGGGTGACGAAGTCGGTCGCGATCACCCACCACCACGACCTGCCCGGCGGCGGCGCCCGGGTGGCGGCGCGCCGGGTGAGCGGTGTGGACGGTCTGCGCTGGACCGTGCGGTACGACCCGGGAACCCCGCCCGACGCCGAGCGGGTGGACGCGCTGGTCGCCCGCGCCCGGGCCGACGCGGAGGCGGCCGCACCGCGGTAAATCCGTCGGAACTTGTCGAACCCCCGGTCTAGGGTCGGGGCATGACTGCGATGATCGAAGCGGCCGGGCTGGTCAAGCGCTTCGGCGACTTCACCGCGGTGGACGGCATCGACGTCACGGTGCAGCCCGGTGAGGCGTTCGGCTTCCTCGGGCCCAACGGCGCCGGCAAGAGCTCCACCATGCGCATGATCGGCTGCGTGTCCCCGCCCACCGGCGGTCTGCTGCGCATCCTCGGCATGGACCCGGTCCGGCAGGGCCCGGCGATCCGGGCCCGGCTCGGCGTCTGCCCGCAGCTGGACAATCTCGCCCCCGACCTGACCGTCCTGCAGAACCTCACGACCTATGCGCGATATTTCGGCATCTCCCGCCGTGAGGCCACCCGCCGCGCACGGGAGCTGCTGGAGTTCGTGCAGCTCACCGAGCGGGCCGGGGCCGAGGTCGAGCCGCTCTCCGGCGGCATGAAACGGCGTCTCACCATCGCCCGCGCGCTGATCAACGAGCCCGACATGGTGCTGCTCGACGAGCCCACCACCGGCCTCGACCCGCAGGCCCGCCACCTGGTCTGGGAGCGGCTGTTCCGGCTCAGGCAGCGCGGCGTCACGCTCGTGCTCACCACGCACTACATGGACGAGGCCGAGCAGCTCTGCGACCGGCTCGTGGTGATGGACGCCGGCAAGATCGTGGCGGAGGGCTCGCCCCGCGCGCTGATCGAGCGATACTCCACCCGCGAGGTCGTCGAGTTGCGCTTCGCGGCCGAGTCGCAGTCCGGGTTCGCGGCCAAGCTGGACGGCGTCGGCGACCGCACCGAGGAGTTGCCCGACCGCATCCTGCTCTACACGGCCGACGGCGACGCCGCGCTCGCCGAGGTGCACGCGCGCGGGCTCACCCCGTCCGGCGCGCTGGTCCGCCGCAGCTCCCTGGAGGACGTGTTCCTGCACCTCACCGGCCGGACGCTGGTCGACTGATGATCGCCGCCTTCGAGTTCCACCTGGCCGAGTTCGCGCGCAACTGGCGCGGCTCGGTCTTCGGCTCGTTCGTCATCCCGCTGCTCACCATGCTCGGCTTCGGGATCGGCGTCGGCGGTTACGTGCAGGGCGGCGTCGACGGCGTGCCCTACCTGCACTTCCTGGTCCCCGGCCTGCTCGCGTCGACCGCGCTGCAGATCGCGCTCGGCGAGTCCACCTGGCCGGTGCTCGCCCACATGGAGTGGATGAAGACCTACGCCGCGCAGGCCGCCACGCCACTGCGCCCGGTCGACGTGCTCGGCGGCCACCTGCTCTTCGCGATGCTCCGGGTGACCGCCGGCGTCACCGCGTTCCTGCTGGTCGCGGTCGTCTTCGGCGCGCTGCCGTCGCCGTGGGCGCTGGCCTGCCTGCCGATCGGCGTGCTGCTCGGCCTCGCTATCGCCGCGCCGGTCTTCGCCTACAGCGTCTCCGTTCCCGGCGAGGTGTGGCTGAGCGTGCTGTTCCGCTTCGCGATCGTGCCGATGACGCTCTTCGCCGGCGTGTTCTTCCCGGTCGACGCGATGCCGGCCGCGCTTCGCTGGCTGGCCTACGCGACACCGCTCTGGCACGCCGTCGACCTCTGCCGCGCCGCCACGCTCGGCCGCGCGCTCGACTGGTCCCTGACCGGCCACCTGCTCTATCTCGCGCTCTGGGCCGGCGCCGGCGTCGCGCTGGCCGCACACCGTTTCCACCGGCGGCTGGGGGTCTGACCGTGATCGCCGCACTCGCGCTGCCCCGCCTCACCGCCTCCGGCGGCCGCGTCCTGGCCGTCGCCGGCCGTAACGTCGTCGCGCTGCGCCGCGCCGGCTGGCTGGTGTTCGTCTCCGGCGCGATCGAACCGTTCCTCTACCTCTTCTCGATCGGCATCGGCGTCGGCGCGCTGATCGGCGACATGCCGCTGCCGGACGGCACGGTGGTCAGCTACGCCGCGTTCGTCGCGCCCGCGATGCTCGCCGCGTCCGCGATGACCGGCGCGCTCACCGAGACCACGTTCAACTTCTTCGGCAAGATGAAATTCTGGAAGCTTTACGACAGCGTCCTCGCCACCCCGGTCGGCCCGATGGAGATCGCGTTCGGCGAGCTGTGCTGGGCCATGGCCCGCGGCGCGGTCTACGCCGCGTCCTTCCTCGCCGTCATGATCGCCATGGACCTCACCAGCCCGCTCCGCGCACTCGTCGCGCTGCCAGCGACCGTGCTGATCGGCTTCACGTTCGGTGCGATCGGCATGCTGACCGCCACGCTGATGCGCGGCTGGCAGGACTTCGACCTGATCGGCACGATTCAGTTCGCGCTCTTCCTCTTCTCCGGCACGTTCGTCCCGGCCACCGCCTACCCGGCCGCGCTCCGCTGGCTGATCGAGATCACGCCGCTCTACCGCGCGGTCGACCTGATCCGCGCGCTCACCGCGGGCCGCGCCGGCTGGCTCCAGGCCCTCGACATCGCCTACCTCCTCGCCCTGTTCGCGCTCTGCCTCTGGGCCGCCTCCCGCCGGATGAGTCGCCTGCTGCGCAAATAGAGCGGTCATGGGCCGCGGTGAGCGCCTCGGTGCCGCTGGCATACCTGTTCGGGGACGTAGACCGTCCGCACCGACTGCGGCGACAGTGCGTGTATGCCGGTTGGATACTTCTCCTCCTTCGCTGGGCGCGGCTCGCCGGCCGCGACACTGACCGCCCTCGCGGTGCTCCTGCCGCTCGTCCCAGTGCAGCGGCAACCCAGTGCAGCGGTGGGCCGGCGTGGTTCCTCTGGGCTTGCTCCCGGGTTCCGCGCGGGCTCACGGAAAGGCGTGAACCGCTCTGCGGCGACGGGCGTATTGGTCGCAGCGGATCCTTCCGAGGGGTGAGGGAGAGCACAATGGCGGGACCTGGACCTGTACCTGTTTACATGCCACCCGGAGCGGTGATTCCACCCGAACCGGACGGCACCGAATACGTGACCGTGGCGGGCCAGCCGAGCCGCCTGGCGACGGCGCCCGGTGACGTGGGGACGCAGACCGAGTGGGACGCGTCGACCCTCGAAGGCGCGATCAACTGGCTGGAGACACACTCGATCTACCTCACCCAGTCGCTGGTGCCCGGGATGGAGACGGACATCCGCAACTGGCTGGCGGGCCCGCCGGACGGCTCGGGCACCTCGCCGTTCGGCACCTACCCGACCGCGGTCCAGATGCGGGACAGGCAGGTCGGGCACTACACCACGGCGGACGGGTCGATCCGCACGATCGCGCAGGAGCTGTGGCAGGCGGCGCAGACGCTGCGGGTGGTGCTGGAGCAGTACGAGACCGCGGAGGAGGCGAACGAGATGAGCGCCTCCGCCTTCGACCAGATCTTCGCGGAACAGAGCGGGAGCAGGCCCGGCGGCGGTCCGTCGGATTCCGCCGCCCCGCCGCCGGCCGCGCCCCCACCGGCACCCGGCGCCCCGCCGGCTCCTGCCGCGCCGCCCGCGCCGGCGGAGCCCGCACCCACCCCTGCCGCCCCGCCGCCACCCGACCCGTCGCTGCCCGTGCCCGGTGCACCCGTGGTCAGCTCGGCGGGTGTCGCACCCGCGGTCCACGTGACCGACGGCCCAGGCTACGGAGGCTGAGTTCGATGGCCGACAAGTACGGGATTCAGACCTGGGAACAGATGGTCACGCAAGTCGTGATCCACGGGAAGCCGGACAACATCCGGGCCGCGGCGGCGGGCTGGGACCTTGCGCTGCGGAACCTGAACGACGTGAAGACCAGCCTGGACGACAACGTCACCGACCTCGGGACCACGTGGAAGGGGGAGGCGTACGAGTCGTTCAAGGCGCACATCGAGCGCATCTCGCAGAACATGGAGACCGTCTACAACGACGCGAACAGCATGGGCACCGTGGTCGGCACGCTCAACACGTCGGCGGACCGGCTGCAGGCGGCGCAGGCCGAGATCCCGATCCCGGCCGGCATGGAGGACGAGATCGCCGCGCTGCGCAACGAGGACCAGGGCATCGCGGACGGGGTGTTCGAGTCGACGGCGGTGGGCCTGCTCGGCCTGCCGTTCGGCCCGATGGGCTTCGCGCTGGGGACCGCGCTCGGGGCGGTGTTGTCCTCGACCGGCGTCTTCGACGCGCTCAGCGACTGGCTGAACGACCGGACCGACGAGGCCCGGGTGATCTGGAACCGGCTGAACTTCGAGATCGAGGGCGAGGCCGCGGTCACTCCGGCCGGCGTCCCGATCGGTTTCCAGAGCATGAACCTGGCCAGCGAGATCCCCCTGGGCACCGGCGCGCCGAGTACCGATATCGGTGCGCTCACCGGCGGTAACGGGATCGCGGGGGCCACTCCGGCGCTGAGCACGTCGCCGCCGGACATCGGCAGCGTCGCGCCACCCGGGACCGGCGCCTTCGATCCGGCCACAGCTGCCGCGCCGCAGCTCGGCGCGGCCGGTGCGCCGCCGTCCCTCGGCGCCGGCACCGCGGGCTTCGACCCGGGCGCGGCCACCCCGGGCACGGGCTCGTTCGACCCGGGGGTGCTCGGCCCCGGGTCCCTCGACGACCCGCCCGGCGGCACCGGCCTGGCCGGCGCCGGCTCCGGCCTCGGCGCCGGCGGCCTCGGTGGTCTCGGTACCGGCGGTCT
Coding sequences within it:
- a CDS encoding WXG100 family type VII secretion target, coding for MADKYGIQTWEQMVTQVVIHGKPDNIRAAAAGWDLALRNLNDVKTSLDDNVTDLGTTWKGEAYESFKAHIERISQNMETVYNDANSMGTVVGTLNTSADRLQAAQAEIPIPAGMEDEIAALRNEDQGIADGVFESTAVGLLGLPFGPMGFALGTALGAVLSSTGVFDALSDWLNDRTDEARVIWNRLNFEIEGEAAVTPAGVPIGFQSMNLASEIPLGTGAPSTDIGALTGGNGIAGATPALSTSPPDIGSVAPPGTGAFDPATAAAPQLGAAGAPPSLGAGTAGFDPGAATPGTGSFDPGVLGPGSLDDPPGGTGLAGAGSGLGAGGLGGLGTGGLGAGGLGAGGLGTGALGAGGLGSPGGAGGPAGGLGGAPIGGGALGKPVSPAQAGIPGVGALGAGAAAGAGRGNGKGGAGTTGKPLLPGSAAGGGAAGRAGLPGVGGIGGAGQGAGFGDEEEHTTWLTEDEDVWGTSGAVAPGVLR